Proteins encoded together in one Entomobacter blattae window:
- a CDS encoding YebC/PmpR family DNA-binding transcriptional regulator, with the protein MAGHSQFKNIMHRKGAQDAKRARQFAKIIREITVSARSGLPDPASNPRLRAAIASAREVNMPKDTIERAVKKATGAGGSDDYTEVRYEGYGPYGVAVIVEGLTDNKNRTASDVRAAFSKYGGSLGETNSVSFMFTRMGVIAYSAEATSEEDMLEAAIESGAENVESSEEGHEVTCEVEQFFTVRDALETRFGEARSARLEWRPGTVVTIDDVEKARSLLKLIDVLDDNDDVQSVYANFDFPDMIAEQLSE; encoded by the coding sequence ATGGCTGGTCATTCCCAATTTAAAAACATCATGCACCGCAAGGGTGCTCAAGATGCGAAACGGGCGCGCCAATTTGCAAAAATTATCCGTGAAATTACGGTTTCAGCTCGTTCTGGCCTGCCCGATCCTGCCTCTAACCCGCGCTTAAGGGCTGCAATAGCATCGGCGCGCGAAGTGAATATGCCTAAGGATACGATTGAAAGGGCCGTAAAAAAAGCAACGGGTGCCGGTGGCAGCGATGACTATACCGAAGTGCGTTATGAAGGCTATGGGCCTTATGGGGTGGCTGTTATTGTGGAGGGCCTTACGGACAATAAAAACCGTACTGCCTCTGATGTCAGGGCTGCTTTTTCAAAATATGGTGGCTCCTTGGGGGAGACAAACTCAGTTTCATTTATGTTTACCCGTATGGGAGTGATTGCCTACTCCGCTGAGGCCACTTCTGAGGAAGACATGTTGGAAGCAGCGATTGAATCGGGTGCAGAGAATGTTGAAAGCTCTGAAGAGGGCCATGAAGTCACCTGTGAGGTTGAACAGTTTTTTACCGTGAGGGATGCACTGGAAACCCGCTTTGGGGAAGCCCGTTCTGCCCGTCTCGAATGGCGACCCGGTACAGTGGTAACCATTGATGATGTTGAAAAGGCCCGTAGCCTGCTTAAGCTGATAGATGTGCTGGATGATAACGATGATGTTCAGTCTGTCTATGCGAATTTTGACTTTCCTGATATGATTGCTGAACAGCTTTCTGAGTAG
- the secA gene encoding preprotein translocase subunit SecA — protein MFASIARALFGNANDRSLKAFRRRLPEINALEPQMQALQDSQLTAKTQEFRERLAQGETLDALLPEAFAVVREASKRVLGMRHFDVQLIGGMVLHSGRIAEMRTGEGKTLVATLAVYLNALEGKGVHVVTVNDYLASRDAAQMGKLYEFLGLSTGVIVADLNDEERRAAYNADITYGTNNEFGFDYLRDNMKYSLLEMVQRPFNFAIVDEVDSILIDEARTPLIISGPAEDSSSLYISVDSVVAELVKDPATFEKDEKFRTAILTEEGVEKVEQMLRGAAILHEGGLYDVHNVSIVHHVQQSLRAHTLFSRDVDYIVRDNKVILIDEFTGRMMDGRRYSEGLHQALEAKERVEIQQENQTLASITFQNYFRLYPKLSGMTGTALTEADEFAEIYKLDVVAIPTNLPVIRKDSDDEIYLTAQEKYNAVATLIGQVSQTGQPVLVGTTSIEKSELLSDILKKRGIKHNVLNARFHEQEAVIVAQAGAPGSITIATNMAGRGTDIKLGGNVEMRLEQELSGEEGTPEYNQHAERILNEVKNYHDVVKQAGGLFVIGTERHESRRVDNQLRGRSGRQGDPGNSKFFLSLEDDLMRIFGSDRMGGMLQKLGLKEGEAIIHPWINKALEKAQKKVEARNFDMRKNTLKYDDVMNDQRKEVYSQRREFMAAENVSDILENIRQEVILRLVSGHIPEKTYAEQWDIEGLAARVKEVLNLDLPFSEWVKEDGVDAQVISERIEEAASHAVAEKAKEFGADIMQYIEKQLLLTTLDAVWKEHLLFLDHLRQGIGLRAYGQKDPLNEYKQEAFRLFQMMLDEMHERVTMLVARVQISAAPSEEEMIPQHMDTTGFTYGHPEALAEGEDLSVPPAFRDMGQNPGLASMSPSALGSMASSGSEVLEAELSPARPEWQDTPRNALCPCGSGKKYKHCHGRLT, from the coding sequence ATGTTCGCCAGTATTGCACGTGCCTTGTTTGGCAATGCCAATGATCGTTCCTTGAAGGCTTTTCGCCGTCGCCTTCCTGAAATCAATGCGCTTGAGCCCCAGATGCAGGCCCTGCAAGATAGCCAGTTAACAGCCAAAACCCAGGAGTTTCGTGAGCGTCTCGCCCAAGGCGAAACATTGGATGCCCTTTTGCCGGAAGCATTTGCTGTGGTAAGAGAAGCCTCTAAAAGGGTTTTGGGGATGCGCCATTTTGATGTGCAGCTGATTGGGGGCATGGTCCTTCATTCGGGTCGTATTGCCGAAATGCGCACCGGTGAAGGAAAAACCCTTGTAGCTACGTTAGCCGTCTATCTTAATGCGTTGGAAGGTAAAGGGGTCCATGTCGTTACTGTGAACGATTACTTAGCCTCCCGTGATGCAGCCCAAATGGGAAAACTTTATGAATTTTTAGGGCTATCTACCGGGGTTATTGTTGCGGATTTGAATGATGAGGAAAGGCGCGCAGCCTATAATGCCGATATTACCTATGGCACGAATAATGAATTTGGGTTCGATTATCTGCGTGATAATATGAAATATTCCCTTCTCGAAATGGTTCAGCGCCCATTTAATTTTGCCATTGTTGATGAGGTGGATTCCATTCTGATAGATGAAGCCCGCACGCCGTTAATTATTTCAGGCCCTGCTGAGGACAGTTCTTCCCTTTATATTTCTGTCGATAGTGTGGTTGCTGAACTGGTTAAAGACCCTGCAACGTTTGAGAAGGACGAAAAATTTAGAACGGCTATCCTCACCGAGGAGGGGGTAGAGAAGGTCGAGCAAATGTTGAGGGGTGCTGCCATTTTGCATGAGGGAGGGCTGTACGATGTTCACAATGTTTCCATCGTTCATCACGTTCAGCAATCTTTACGGGCTCATACGCTCTTCTCACGGGATGTCGATTATATTGTGCGTGATAACAAGGTTATCCTCATAGATGAGTTTACTGGCCGTATGATGGATGGCAGGCGTTATTCTGAAGGGCTTCATCAGGCCCTAGAGGCTAAGGAAAGGGTAGAAATTCAGCAGGAAAATCAAACCCTAGCTTCCATTACCTTTCAGAATTACTTTCGATTATACCCCAAATTATCGGGGATGACTGGTACAGCCCTTACCGAGGCCGATGAATTTGCAGAAATTTATAAGCTTGATGTTGTCGCTATTCCAACCAACCTGCCTGTTATTCGTAAGGATAGTGACGATGAAATCTACTTGACAGCACAGGAAAAATACAATGCTGTGGCAACGCTTATTGGGCAAGTTTCTCAAACGGGACAACCTGTCTTGGTGGGCACAACCTCCATTGAGAAAAGCGAGCTGCTTTCAGATATTTTAAAAAAGCGTGGGATTAAGCATAATGTTCTCAATGCGCGTTTCCACGAGCAGGAAGCTGTTATTGTTGCTCAGGCGGGTGCTCCAGGTTCCATTACCATTGCCACCAATATGGCTGGCCGAGGGACAGATATTAAACTTGGCGGGAATGTAGAAATGCGCTTAGAGCAAGAGCTGAGCGGGGAGGAAGGCACTCCAGAATATAACCAGCATGCTGAGCGGATCCTCAATGAAGTCAAGAACTATCATGACGTGGTAAAACAAGCGGGGGGGCTGTTTGTTATTGGTACAGAGCGCCATGAAAGTCGCCGGGTGGATAACCAGCTTCGTGGGCGTTCGGGCAGGCAGGGAGACCCAGGAAATTCTAAATTTTTTCTCTCCTTGGAAGACGATCTTATGCGTATTTTTGGGTCTGACCGAATGGGGGGAATGCTTCAGAAGCTTGGGCTTAAAGAAGGGGAGGCCATTATACATCCCTGGATTAACAAGGCTTTGGAAAAAGCCCAGAAAAAAGTTGAAGCCCGTAACTTCGATATGCGCAAGAATACCTTGAAGTATGACGACGTCATGAACGATCAGCGTAAGGAGGTGTACTCCCAGCGCCGGGAGTTTATGGCTGCCGAGAATGTTTCGGATATTCTTGAGAATATTCGTCAGGAGGTGATCTTAAGGCTGGTGAGTGGCCATATTCCAGAAAAAACCTATGCAGAGCAATGGGATATAGAAGGGCTTGCCGCACGCGTTAAGGAGGTTTTAAATCTGGACTTACCATTTTCCGAGTGGGTTAAGGAAGATGGGGTTGATGCCCAGGTAATTAGTGAGCGCATTGAGGAGGCGGCAAGCCATGCTGTGGCAGAGAAAGCCAAAGAGTTTGGCGCTGATATTATGCAATATATAGAAAAACAACTGCTCCTTACAACTCTAGATGCCGTTTGGAAGGAGCATCTGTTATTTCTGGATCATCTCCGCCAAGGGATTGGTCTAAGGGCTTATGGTCAAAAAGACCCCCTGAATGAATATAAGCAAGAGGCTTTCCGCCTGTTTCAGATGATGCTGGATGAAATGCATGAGCGTGTCACAATGCTTGTCGCCCGTGTGCAGATCTCTGCAGCTCCTTCCGAAGAGGAAATGATCCCACAGCATATGGATACCACAGGCTTTACCTATGGGCATCCTGAGGCTTTGGCAGAAGGGGAAGATCTTTCAGTTCCTCCTGCTTTTCGTGATATGGGCCAAAATCCGGGCTTAGCCTCTATGTCTCCATCTGCATTGGGAAGCATGGCGTCTTCTGGGAGCGAAGTGTTGGAGGCTGAATTGAGTCCTGCTCGCCCTGAATGGCAAGATACGCCAAGAAATGCTTTGTGTCCTTGCGGATCCGGTAAAAAATACAAGCATTGCCATGGTAGGCTTACCTAG
- a CDS encoding peptidylprolyl isomerase: MHIFTPKAVYLAATFSLLVSSGSFAALAAENAPSPAKDSPTKNTQDSTALVATVNGQPIYRSQVDKILSTLTPQLKNRTSSPASTEQLKHLIADQLIKHQIILQEAIKAGIDKDPTIQDQIKRAGDNILENAYLSKIITPKLTDKAINDYYKAHFANKKPEEEIHARHILVDTESTAKEIITKLKKGGDFVKLAKEYSKDKGTTQNGGDLGWFKKDTMIPAFSDAAFSMKDNSISKTPVQTPYGWHVIEVLGHRSSPIPTLDSVKDQIRQSLIQQYVQDIMDKANKDSSVVLYDDNGKPIPTSAKASSSAPATVPDSKH, translated from the coding sequence ATGCATATTTTCACCCCTAAGGCAGTTTACCTGGCTGCTACTTTCTCTTTACTGGTATCGTCTGGGTCTTTTGCTGCGTTAGCGGCTGAAAATGCACCCTCTCCTGCAAAGGACAGTCCTACAAAAAATACTCAAGATTCTACGGCCCTTGTTGCTACAGTCAACGGCCAGCCAATCTACCGCTCCCAGGTTGATAAAATCCTTTCTACACTCACACCCCAGCTTAAAAACAGGACGTCATCACCTGCTTCGACTGAACAGCTCAAACATCTGATTGCTGACCAGCTGATTAAACATCAGATTATTCTCCAAGAAGCCATAAAAGCAGGTATTGATAAAGACCCAACCATTCAAGACCAGATCAAGCGGGCAGGAGACAATATTTTGGAAAATGCCTATCTTTCCAAAATTATTACTCCCAAACTCACCGACAAGGCCATTAACGACTACTATAAGGCCCACTTTGCCAATAAAAAACCTGAAGAAGAAATTCACGCCAGGCATATTTTGGTTGATACGGAATCCACAGCAAAAGAAATTATCACCAAGCTTAAAAAAGGAGGAGATTTTGTTAAGCTGGCCAAAGAATACTCTAAAGACAAAGGCACAACACAAAATGGTGGTGATTTAGGGTGGTTTAAAAAAGATACCATGATCCCTGCCTTTTCAGATGCTGCTTTTAGCATGAAAGACAACTCCATCAGCAAAACCCCTGTGCAAACCCCCTATGGCTGGCATGTCATTGAAGTTTTGGGGCATCGGTCTTCCCCCATCCCCACGCTGGATTCCGTTAAAGACCAGATTCGTCAGAGTCTCATTCAGCAATATGTGCAAGATATTATGGATAAAGCTAATAAAGACAGCAGCGTTGTTCTTTATGATGACAATGGCAAGCCCATACCCACATCTGCAAAGGCCTCCTCCTCCGCTCCTGCCACTGTTCCTGATAGTAAACACTAA
- the argJ gene encoding bifunctional glutamate N-acetyltransferase/amino-acid acetyltransferase ArgJ: protein MAQSLPVSPLAKPLPPLHAVPGVKLGAYEANIRYKNRLDLVMFQFESSTQVAGVFTKNLCPGAPIDWCRNALQVTGGTARALVVNAGNANVFTGQAGKITTQETAEAAAKLVGCRPEEILLASTGVIGEKLDSHKITTPLPHLFSHMTETKWEEAARGIMTTDTFAKASTRKTTINGSTVIIQGIAKGSGMIAPDMATMLCFIATNAAIPAPILQELLAENIQDTFNSITVDSDTSTSDTVLLFATGTAKNTPPFSSQSQELNHFKKALHEVLLDLALMVISDGEGAQKIFKVCVKGAQSDNSAKRIAQSIANSPLVKTAIAGEDANWGRVVMAVGKSGEPANRDTLSIMIGGIPVAINGVAVKNYDETPVVAHMKTPNILIEVDLGIGQGQSHMWSCDLTHGYIDINGSYRS from the coding sequence ATGGCCCAATCCCTACCCGTTTCTCCCCTTGCAAAACCTTTACCCCCTCTTCATGCAGTTCCAGGCGTAAAGCTTGGCGCCTATGAAGCCAATATCCGCTACAAAAATCGTTTGGACCTTGTGATGTTCCAGTTTGAGAGCTCTACACAAGTGGCCGGGGTATTTACAAAAAATCTTTGCCCTGGTGCCCCCATTGATTGGTGCCGGAATGCCTTACAAGTCACAGGTGGCACTGCCCGTGCCTTGGTGGTCAATGCTGGGAACGCCAATGTTTTTACAGGTCAAGCAGGCAAAATCACCACCCAAGAAACTGCCGAGGCAGCAGCAAAGCTTGTTGGCTGCCGCCCAGAGGAAATCCTGCTTGCCTCTACTGGAGTGATTGGGGAAAAACTTGACTCTCATAAAATTACCACCCCCCTTCCTCACCTTTTTTCTCACATGACTGAAACCAAATGGGAAGAGGCTGCCAGGGGGATTATGACCACTGATACCTTCGCCAAGGCCAGTACAAGAAAAACCACAATTAACGGCAGCACCGTTATCATACAGGGAATTGCCAAGGGCAGTGGAATGATTGCCCCAGATATGGCCACCATGCTTTGTTTTATCGCCACCAATGCTGCCATCCCCGCACCTATTCTTCAGGAACTGCTTGCAGAAAATATCCAAGACACATTCAACAGTATCACTGTGGATTCCGATACCTCTACTTCTGATACTGTTCTTCTTTTTGCCACGGGAACTGCCAAAAACACGCCCCCTTTCTCTTCTCAGTCACAAGAGTTGAACCATTTTAAAAAAGCCCTTCATGAGGTTCTTCTCGATCTTGCCTTAATGGTTATTTCAGATGGGGAGGGGGCTCAAAAAATTTTCAAGGTATGTGTTAAAGGTGCTCAATCTGATAATTCTGCAAAACGAATTGCCCAAAGCATTGCCAATTCCCCTTTGGTAAAAACAGCGATCGCTGGAGAAGACGCCAACTGGGGCCGCGTTGTAATGGCTGTAGGAAAAAGCGGAGAACCTGCTAATCGAGATACTCTTTCCATCATGATTGGAGGCATCCCAGTCGCAATCAATGGGGTGGCTGTGAAAAATTATGATGAAACCCCAGTGGTCGCCCATATGAAAACACCCAATATCCTTATTGAGGTTGACCTTGGCATAGGCCAGGGGCAATCCCATATGTGGAGTTGTGACTTAACCCACGGATATATTGATATTAACGGCTCTTATCGAAGTTAA
- the rlmN gene encoding 23S rRNA (adenine(2503)-C(2))-methyltransferase RlmN: protein MPASPPSPALDNTLDTTEWERRQIMAKTARFSPPSSIHPDGKKELVGLSREEMLEAVAAIGEQPFRAKQLWHWIYHQGVTDFSKMSSIAKPLQQKLAEHFHISRPEIAVQSTSQDETRKFLFRFRDGQEAETVYIPDRREDRGAVCISSQVGCTLSCKFCHTGTQLLARNLGTAEIVSQFMAARDSYKEWPSPKGETPRLLSTIVLMGMGEPLYNYENVAKAMRIVMDGEGIALSRRRITLSTSGVVPMMDQCGSELGINLAVSLHAVRDDLRDELVPLNRKYPIKEVIAACKRYPAANNSRRITFEYIMLKGINDSEADARKLVRLIAGLPAKVNLIPFNPWPGSDYEPSTRQQLDKFAAIIMNAGFASPIRTPRGQDILAACGQLKTHSQRQREKALSLRH from the coding sequence ATGCCCGCTTCACCCCCCTCTCCTGCCTTGGACAATACCCTCGATACGACAGAATGGGAGCGCAGGCAGATTATGGCCAAAACCGCCCGCTTTTCTCCCCCCTCTTCTATCCATCCGGATGGTAAAAAAGAGCTGGTTGGCCTTTCCCGAGAAGAAATGCTAGAAGCTGTTGCTGCTATCGGCGAACAGCCTTTTCGCGCTAAACAGTTATGGCATTGGATTTACCATCAAGGAGTGACAGATTTTTCGAAAATGTCTTCTATTGCCAAGCCGCTTCAACAAAAGCTTGCTGAGCATTTTCATATTTCTCGCCCAGAAATTGCTGTTCAAAGCACTTCTCAAGATGAGACACGCAAATTTCTGTTTCGATTTCGTGATGGGCAGGAAGCAGAAACCGTCTATATTCCCGACCGCAGAGAAGACCGCGGTGCTGTTTGTATTTCCTCACAGGTTGGTTGTACGCTTTCTTGTAAATTTTGCCACACAGGCACCCAGCTGTTAGCTCGTAACCTTGGCACTGCCGAAATTGTTAGCCAGTTTATGGCAGCCCGTGATAGCTATAAAGAATGGCCCAGCCCTAAAGGAGAAACCCCACGGCTTCTTTCGACCATTGTACTGATGGGGATGGGAGAGCCTCTCTATAATTATGAGAATGTCGCAAAAGCTATGCGAATCGTTATGGATGGCGAGGGTATTGCCCTTTCACGCCGTCGTATTACCCTTTCCACTTCTGGTGTTGTTCCCATGATGGACCAATGTGGCAGCGAGCTTGGGATTAACCTTGCCGTCTCTCTTCATGCCGTACGGGACGATTTACGCGATGAGCTAGTTCCCCTTAACCGCAAATATCCCATTAAAGAGGTCATCGCTGCCTGCAAAAGATACCCCGCAGCCAATAATTCCCGACGCATTACGTTTGAATATATCATGCTAAAAGGCATTAATGACTCAGAGGCAGATGCCCGAAAGCTTGTGCGTTTAATTGCTGGACTGCCCGCAAAGGTTAACCTTATTCCCTTTAATCCCTGGCCTGGAAGTGATTATGAACCTTCTACACGCCAGCAATTGGATAAATTTGCCGCTATCATTATGAATGCCGGTTTTGCCTCACCCATTCGTACCCCTCGGGGGCAGGATATCTTAGCAGCATGTGGACAATTAAAAACCCACTCACAAAGGCAGCGTGAAAAAGCGCTTTCTCTCCGCCATTAG
- a CDS encoding substrate binding domain-containing protein yields MRIANLADSSLRVRRICNVRRLLVGSPEYFQKHGRPEHPNDLVHHDCLGYVYLPTPGVWRFIHEQSGETVSVVPSGRLRANNGDALTASLCAGLGIAVQPEFTIWKELETGALEAVMLDWSLPHLTLNAVMPPGTLRPARVMLVTDFLVEELRKALWAYYKYHKNRVFLP; encoded by the coding sequence TTGCGGATAGCCAATTTGGCGGATTCTTCCTTGCGTGTTCGCCGAATTTGTAATGTTCGTCGCCTTTTAGTAGGCTCGCCTGAATATTTCCAAAAACATGGCAGGCCAGAACATCCTAATGACTTGGTTCATCATGATTGCCTCGGATATGTCTATTTACCAACACCAGGTGTGTGGCGTTTTATTCATGAACAGTCGGGGGAGACGGTCTCCGTTGTTCCCTCAGGGCGGCTGCGGGCTAATAATGGCGATGCCTTAACAGCTTCCCTCTGTGCTGGGTTAGGCATCGCCGTTCAGCCAGAATTCACTATCTGGAAAGAACTCGAGACCGGTGCGCTGGAAGCCGTGATGCTGGATTGGTCCTTACCTCATCTTACGCTTAATGCCGTGATGCCCCCAGGAACCTTGCGCCCAGCCCGGGTGATGCTGGTGACAGATTTTCTTGTTGAGGAACTACGGAAAGCTTTATGGGCTTATTATAAATACCATAAGAATAGGGTATTTCTACCATAA
- a CDS encoding glycosyltransferase family 2 protein, protein MSSDLEKFIWGMQTPALRDQPLGDPTSWAGTVQGELLQFGEHRDMAFPTREFPAYQFAAAILMVKNEADVISENLWWLYFIGVRRFIVINNKSTDNTGELVKDFQKYADHVEVIIIDDPIIAHYQSEKTTSAYVMANLLWPDLRWIIPVDADEFFIPQNSLETLDSVPETIDAVVVTKLIHCHYSFYKPSTALTNLLQEMAYRCPLFAVPPKIVVRAHLEAHIAQGNHFIKKKTQEVAHYTGGLSYGLYIREFPNRSFEYFLDKIRNGARAIMEARKHHPERSIGGEHWLEYYTIYQQQGLEAILSVYRQNYIRDHTPGWKLEPFSGVPLNHPYRFFLDRDRAE, encoded by the coding sequence ATGTCTTCCGATCTTGAAAAATTTATATGGGGTATGCAAACTCCCGCCCTTCGTGATCAGCCTTTAGGAGACCCAACCTCATGGGCAGGTACTGTTCAGGGGGAGCTTCTGCAATTTGGAGAGCATCGGGATATGGCATTTCCTACCCGGGAGTTTCCTGCTTACCAATTTGCTGCTGCCATTTTAATGGTGAAGAACGAGGCCGATGTTATTTCAGAAAATCTCTGGTGGCTTTATTTTATTGGGGTTAGGCGTTTTATCGTTATCAATAATAAATCCACAGACAATACGGGTGAGCTGGTTAAGGACTTTCAAAAATATGCCGACCATGTTGAGGTTATCATTATTGATGATCCTATTATTGCCCATTATCAATCTGAAAAAACCACAAGTGCTTATGTTATGGCTAACCTCCTTTGGCCGGATTTAAGGTGGATTATTCCGGTTGATGCCGATGAATTTTTCATTCCGCAAAACTCTTTGGAAACCCTTGATTCCGTTCCTGAGACTATTGATGCTGTCGTGGTCACCAAGCTCATTCATTGTCATTACAGCTTTTATAAACCGTCGACCGCCCTGACCAACCTGTTACAGGAAATGGCTTATCGGTGCCCCCTTTTTGCTGTTCCGCCCAAAATTGTTGTTCGGGCCCATTTGGAAGCTCATATTGCCCAGGGGAATCATTTTATTAAAAAGAAAACGCAAGAAGTTGCCCATTATACAGGGGGATTAAGTTACGGATTATATATTAGGGAATTTCCTAACCGTAGCTTTGAATATTTTCTGGATAAAATTCGCAATGGAGCTAGGGCAATTATGGAAGCTAGAAAACATCATCCAGAACGCTCTATTGGGGGAGAGCATTGGTTAGAATATTATACAATCTATCAACAACAGGGGTTAGAAGCGATTTTGTCAGTCTATCGGCAAAATTATATCCGGGATCATACACCAGGTTGGAAACTTGAGCCCTTTTCTGGTGTGCCATTAAACCATCCTTACCGGTTTTTTTTAGATCGTGATAGAGCGGAATAA
- a CDS encoding sugar porter family MFS transporter, whose translation MHLSSSQKKVHVRSFIITVLICFSGLMVGLDLGVISGALSFIAQTFKASTLALEWIVGIMLAGAAVGSILAGYWAKQLGRKKLLVITAILLFLGSGGCAIAWSVFSLLIGRFVMGVGLGIAAFAAPVYISELIMEEIRGLMGTFFQLMITIGILLSYLSNYFLSGLDNNWRWMFAIALIPATLSLISVFFLPSDPRWLITRGREEEALKTLKYLRYTDAAAHKDIEGIKTDIKTQTTAQNGFSLFKNNVHFRRAVFLGITLQAMQQLAGINAIINYAPTIFKLAGFGADSQLTNTILVGVINILSTFIAMALIEKWGRKPILYIGFSIMMVSMAVLALSISTGNGSSFVQTLSVAMLLLFIIGFAMSIGPLAWVICSEIQPSNGRDFGVSLSTLSNWISNMLVSASFLSLLELIGYGGTFWIFAGLNGLFIILTFMFVPETKGVALKDLEQNLMKGIQLRKIGR comes from the coding sequence ATGCACCTTTCGAGTTCTCAAAAAAAAGTGCACGTTAGATCGTTTATCATTACGGTATTAATATGTTTTTCAGGCCTGATGGTTGGTCTCGATCTTGGCGTTATTTCAGGAGCCTTATCCTTTATTGCCCAAACATTCAAGGCCTCAACCCTAGCTTTGGAATGGATTGTGGGGATTATGCTGGCCGGAGCAGCTGTTGGCTCCATTCTTGCAGGCTACTGGGCAAAACAGTTGGGGCGAAAAAAATTACTCGTTATTACAGCAATTCTCCTTTTTTTAGGCTCTGGCGGATGCGCCATAGCCTGGTCTGTTTTTAGCCTTCTGATTGGCCGTTTTGTTATGGGCGTAGGCTTGGGTATTGCAGCCTTTGCGGCGCCTGTTTATATTTCTGAGCTGATCATGGAAGAAATACGTGGTCTGATGGGAACATTCTTCCAGCTTATGATCACCATAGGAATTCTGCTCTCATATTTAAGTAATTATTTTCTCAGTGGCTTGGACAATAACTGGCGCTGGATGTTTGCCATTGCTCTTATACCGGCCACATTATCGTTAATTTCAGTATTTTTTCTGCCTTCTGACCCACGCTGGCTTATTACTCGGGGGAGAGAAGAAGAAGCTTTAAAAACCTTAAAATATTTACGTTACACCGATGCCGCAGCTCATAAAGATATTGAAGGGATTAAAACAGATATTAAGACACAGACAACGGCCCAAAATGGATTTTCTCTTTTCAAAAACAATGTTCATTTTCGCCGGGCCGTATTTTTGGGAATAACCCTCCAGGCCATGCAGCAGCTTGCCGGTATTAATGCGATTATTAACTACGCGCCTACCATTTTTAAACTCGCAGGCTTTGGGGCGGACTCTCAATTAACAAATACGATCCTTGTCGGTGTTATTAACATTCTTTCTACCTTTATTGCCATGGCCCTTATTGAGAAATGGGGCCGTAAACCTATACTCTATATTGGCTTTAGTATCATGATGGTCAGCATGGCCGTTCTTGCCCTATCAATCAGCACAGGAAACGGTTCCTCCTTTGTACAGACTTTATCGGTGGCTATGCTCTTACTGTTTATTATTGGCTTTGCCATGTCGATTGGGCCACTCGCCTGGGTTATTTGCTCTGAAATTCAACCTTCCAATGGCAGAGATTTCGGAGTCTCGCTTTCCACCCTCAGTAACTGGATCTCCAATATGCTTGTAAGTGCGAGTTTTTTAAGCCTACTGGAACTGATTGGGTATGGTGGAACTTTCTGGATCTTTGCTGGCCTGAATGGACTATTCATTATCCTGACCTTTATGTTCGTTCCTGAAACAAAAGGTGTTGCCCTGAAAGATCTTGAGCAGAACCTGATGAAGGGGATTCAACTCCGCAAGATTGGAAGATAA
- the fghA gene encoding S-formylglutathione hydrolase, with amino-acid sequence MAALFPSILHKCYGGTVGVYKRRSSFLKGETAFAVFLPERAIKGSACPQLYVLAGLTCTEETFLTKSTILSYAAEHDLILVAPDTSPRHTGLPGEDEAYDFGSGAGFYLDATASPWSSHYQMGSYISKELPAWIESSFPVKSNCKGIMGHSMGGHGALVHGLRNPDQWKSISAFAPICHPTQCLWGIKAFKGYLGEDTLSWEEYDATCLLLKGHIHPQSILIDQGREDNFLQQGQLRPLDFQAAARKVGQQLNLRFHEGYDHSYWFIQSFMKDHITHHLRFLW; translated from the coding sequence ATGGCAGCTCTTTTCCCTTCTATTCTCCATAAATGTTACGGTGGAACGGTAGGAGTTTATAAAAGAAGGTCTTCTTTTCTGAAGGGGGAGACAGCCTTTGCTGTTTTTCTTCCTGAACGGGCTATCAAAGGCAGTGCCTGCCCACAATTATATGTTCTGGCGGGTCTGACATGCACTGAGGAAACTTTTCTAACCAAGTCCACCATTCTTTCATATGCAGCCGAGCATGATCTGATCCTCGTAGCGCCAGACACATCGCCTCGTCATACGGGCTTGCCTGGCGAAGATGAGGCCTATGATTTTGGCAGTGGAGCTGGGTTTTATCTCGATGCTACAGCTTCACCATGGTCAAGCCATTATCAAATGGGGAGTTATATCAGCAAAGAGTTACCGGCCTGGATAGAGTCTTCCTTTCCCGTAAAGTCAAACTGCAAGGGCATTATGGGGCATTCTATGGGAGGACATGGCGCATTGGTTCATGGATTAAGAAACCCAGATCAGTGGAAGTCTATTTCTGCTTTTGCTCCAATCTGCCATCCGACCCAATGCCTTTGGGGTATTAAGGCGTTTAAGGGATATCTGGGAGAAGACACACTAAGCTGGGAAGAGTATGATGCCACTTGTCTACTTCTGAAAGGGCATATTCATCCCCAATCTATTCTGATTGATCAAGGTCGTGAGGATAATTTTTTACAACAGGGCCAGCTCCGTCCGCTAGATTTTCAAGCTGCGGCCCGTAAGGTTGGACAACAGCTCAATTTGCGCTTTCACGAAGGATATGACCATTCCTATTGGTTCATCCAGAGTTTTATGAAAGACCATATCACTCATCACCTGCGTTTTTTATGGTAG